Part of the Hypanus sabinus isolate sHypSab1 chromosome X2 unlocalized genomic scaffold, sHypSab1.hap1 SUPER_X2_unloc_3, whole genome shotgun sequence genome, ATGTGCACCTTGGGTtcaactacctctctatatgtcctacctctcaccccttcagcctcccgaatgatctggagttaatccagttccagctccgtAATGTAGATTGTTCGGAGTTGAAGCTGGATGCCCTTCTCACAGGTGTGGTTATCAGGGACACATCCCGCAAAGGAGCTTTCCACTATCccgcctggcatctctactgttctaACTGAGCAAATGTTAAGATAAAAATTTTAGTTCCATCATGATTTTACCTTCTCTGATTGGATGCTTTCCTCACTGAAACCTCAAAGAGATAAAGCCTCAAAGTCTCCTctctgactctgcccactctgACACTGGCCACTCTACTTGCTCCTGCCTGACCTGATGCTGATTGGTCACTGCTGAAAGCTCAAAAATAACCTGCCCTGAACCATTGCCTTTAATACTCCATTGGTGAACCTGAGTGAATTACGTCCTCTCAAGCTTCTGATCTCTCCAATTCACGATGGATCAAAGCTCGGTAGGGCGACACAAGGATGAGTGACAGACTGAAACCCATCACACATTCAGAGTAGGTGACCACCCTCCCCACGGTGTGAACCCACctctgtctctgcagtgtggatcagtgtgtgaatgccttcccacagtctgagcaggtgaccaccctcccCACGGTGTGAACCCACctctgtctctgcagtgtggaccagtgtgtgaatgccttcccacagtctgagcaggtgaccaccctcaCGACAGTGTGAACCCgtcactgtctctgcagtgtggaccagtgtgtgaatgccttcccacagtctgagcaggtgaccaccctccccacagtgtgaacccgtcactgtctctgcagtgtggatcagtgtgtgaatgccttcccacagtctgagcaggtgaccaccctccccacagtgtgaacccactactgtctctgcagtgtggatcagtgtgtgaatgccttccgacagtctgagcaggtgaccaccctccccacagtgtgaacccgtcactgtctctgcagtgtggatcagtgtgtgaatgccttccgacagtctgagcaggtgaccaccctccccacagtgtgaacccgtcactgtctctgcagtgtagatcagtgtgtgaatgccttccgaCAGTCTGAGCAGGTCGACGTCCTTTCTCTGCTGAAAACAGTCTGGTGTGTCGGTAGGTGAGATGTCTGAGTGAACTCCTTCCCAGAGTCTGAGCAGTTGAAGTTTCTCCcttgtgtgaactcgctgatgttcatTCAATTGAGATGTATGTGCGAATCCATTCCCACATTCAGAACAGGCGAGTGGCCAGTGTGAATTTGTTGATGTACTTTAAAGTCTGATGACCGAGTGAATTCCTTCCCGCAATCTGAGGAGGTGAacagtttctccccagtgtgaatttggcTGTGCCTCACAAGGCTggttgaccgagtgaatcccttcccacattcagaacatctgaatggcttctccccagtgtgaattggGCAGTGCCTCACAAGTTTGGATgagtcagtgaatcccttcccacaatctgagcagatgaacggtttctccccggtgtgaattcgGCAGTGCTTTACAAGactggatgagtgagtgaatcccttcccacattcagagcagatgaatggtttctccccagtgtgaattcgttgATGTATTTTAACATctgatgagtgagtgaatcccttcccacactcagagcacgtgaatggcttctccccagtgtgaattcggtaGTGTTTCACAAGTGCGTCTGACTCTTtgaatctcctcccacattcagagcagctgaatggtttctccccagtgtgaattcgctgatgttcaATCATTTGATATGACcgagcaaatcccttcccacattctgagcaagtgaacggcttctccccagtgtgaactcggtagtgCCTCACAAGGttggatgaccaagtgaatctcttcccacatgcAGAGCACAcgaatggccactccccagtgtgaattcgccgATGCACCTCCAGTTGagacgactgagtgaatcctttcccacattcagagcaagtgaatggcttctcctcagtgtggactcgctggtgtctctgtagtgttGATGAGCGAGTGAAttgcttcccacagtctgagcaggtgaacggcatctTCTCAGTGTGAATTCACTGGTGTTCGTTCAGTTGAGAAGATTGAGTGAATCCTTTCACacacagcaggtgaatggcttctccctagtgtgaactcactggtgtcaATGTGGTTGAGTGTGCGAATGCCTTCTCACCAGCTAAGCCAGATACCGTCCTCTCACTGATGAACTTTCAGATATATCTTTAGAATCAACGACAGAATGAATTGCTTCTCACAGTCAGAACAAGTGGAGCATCTCACTGTGGTGTGAAATTGCTGATGTATTTtcaggctggatgactgagtcgttcccctccctcacacagagcaggtgaacggcctctccccacggTGAACTCACTGGTGTGTCTGCGGGTAGggtgtgagtgaatcccttccctcacTGAGAGAAGGACAATGATATCTCACTGCAATTGAAGAATTGATCTTcagtgaacaaatgctggtgCTTTCTCAGCACTCTGGTTCCAGCAGGTAACACTGAGTTAGAAAAGAAAACTTCACTTCTTGATGAGATACTTCTTGATTTCCAAGGATCGACAACAGATGTGTTCGTCTTGCAAAGCAAGTATTTGGTGACTCCTTATATATCCAGTCAGAGAGAGCAAAACTGACATGTTGAGATTCCCCTGAAcaactgttctgccatttcagaCCTGTAAGAATAATTGAAAGGACATCAGTGGGTGAAGAACAATTATTCAGGTGAGATTTTAGTCTGTGGTGAGAACATAAGAAATCGGAACACGAGAACGTCATCTGGCCCATCTCCACCAACCTGCCTTTACTCCATCgcccttaatttccctactatggaaaaatctatccaactttgtctcaaatacatttactgaggaagcctccagtgcttcattgggcagagaaacccacagattcaccaccctcaggtaaagcagttcctcctcatctccgtcctaaatgccccaaaccgtcctctagttgtagtctcacctaccagtggaaacaactttcctgcctctatcttatctatccctctcataattttgcatatttctataagatcttctCTCAATGTGAGCTCTTGTTCCATCATAATATTGCCCAGTTCAACTCAAGTTGAGATATACCGCAGGtgactgtgggaagtgagggaggagattgctgagcatctggcgatgatctttgtctCATCGATAGGGATGGGAGAAGCACCCGAggattgttcaagaaagggagtagaggtaacccaggaaattatagaccagtgagtcttgcatCAGTCGTGGGAAATTTGTTGGACAAGATCCTAAGCGGGAGGAGTAATGAGCATCagattaggggtagtcagcatggctttgtcaagggcaggtcatgccttaccaacCTGATTGAACTCTTTGGGGATgtaacattgatgaaggtagtacATTGGATGTAGGGTACGTGGttttcagtaagacatttgataaggttccccatacgAGGCTCATTGAAAAAGTAACGAGGAAGGATGCAAGGAGacctgctttgtggatccagaactggcttgtccacagaaggcaaaaggtggttgtcgctggtttgtattctgcatggaggatggtgaccagtgatATTCTGcagcgatctgttctgggaccctctcctctccccgctttgtgatttttaaaaatgagcttgatgaggaagcagaagggtgggtgagtaagtttgtcgATGACACAAATGtagggggtgctgtggatagtctgAATGGTTGTCACAGTGGAGCGTGACAtcgacaggatgcagaactgggctgagaactggcagatggagttctacccaggggttcattttggtaggtccaacttgaagacagaatacaatattaatgatcagactcttggcagtttggaggataAGCGAGATCGTGGGGTTCGTATAAATAGTTCACGcaaagctgttgtgcaggttgacaaagtttttaagaaggcctttatcaaccatgggactgagttcaaaagccatgagGTACTGTTACAGATTTATAATGCCTTCATTGGACCCCACTTTTAGTACTGTGTTtaattctgatcacctcactataggaagaatgtggagactctaaatcgggtgcagaggagatgaacAAGAACATTGCTTGGATTGAACAGCATGCCTTACAATAAACGGGTGAGTACGAGTGATGgaagatgagtggtgacctgagagagttgtataagatgatgagaggcattgatcgtgtggatagccagaggtgtcttcccagggctgaacgaGCCAAcatgaggaggcatagttttaaggtgcttggaagtaggtacaagggggataccagaggtaagtttttcacacagagagtggcaggtacatggaatgcactgccagcgatggtggtaaaggtgggtacaatcagggtcatttcagacactgttcggtagatacgtggaatgcactgccagcgacggtggtaaaggtgggtacaatcagggtcatttcagacactgttcggtaggtacgtggaatgcactgccagcgacggtggtaaaggtgggtacaatcagggtcatttcagacactgttcggtagatacgtggaatgcactgccagcgacggtggtaaaggtgggtacaatcagggtcatttcagacactgttcggtaggtacgtggaatgcactgccagcgacggtggtaaaggtgggtacaatcagggtcttttcagacactgttcggtaggtacgtggaatgcactgccagcgatggtggtaaagctgggtacaatcagggtcttttcagacactgttcggtaggtacgtggaatgcactgccagcgatggtggtaaagctgggtacaatcagggtcttttcagacactgttcggtaggtacgtggaatgcactgccagcgacggtggtaaaggtgggtacaatcagggtcttttcagacactgttcagtACAtgcaatgcactgccagcgacggtattaaaggtggatacaattagggtcttttcaatcactgttcggtaggtacgtggaatgcactgacagcgacggtggtaaaggtgggtacaatcagcgtcttttcagacagtgttcggtaggtacgtggaatgcactaccagcgacggtgttaaaggtgaatacaatcagggtcttttcagaaacgattcggtaggtacgcggaatgcgctgccagcgacggtgttaaaggtggatacaatcagggtcttttcagacactgttcggtaggtacgtggaatgcactgacagcgacggtgttaaaggtggatacaatcagggtcttttcagacactgttcggtaggtacgtggactgcactgccagcgacggtggtaaaggtgggtacaatcagggtcttttcagacactgttcggtaggtacatggaatgaacggtcagcgacggtggtaaaggtgggtacaatcaaggtcttttcagacactgttcggtaggtacatggaatgcactgccagcgacggtggtaaacgtggatacaatcagggtcttttcagacactgttaggtaggtacgtggaatgcacggtcagcgacggtgttaaaggtggatgcaaacagggtctgttcagacactgttcggtaggtacgtggaatgcactgccagcaacggtgtaaaggtgggtacaatcagggtcttttcagacactgtttggtagggacgtggaatgcactgccagcgacggtggtaaaggtgggtacaatcagggtcttttcagacactgtttggtagggacgtggaatgcactgccagcgacggtggtaaaggtggatacaattagggtcttttcagacactgttaggtaggtacgtggaatgcactgccagcgacggtggtaaaggtggatacaggcagggtcttttcagacactgttcggtaggtacgtgcaatgcactgccagcgacggtggtaaaggtgggaacaatcagggtcttttcaggcactgttcggtaggaacgtggactgcactgccagcgacggtggtaaaggtgggaacaatcagggtcttttcagacactgttcggtaggtacatggaatgcagtgccagcgactatggtaaaggtgggtacaatcagggtcttttcagacactgctcgataggtacgtggaatgcactgccagcgacggtggtaaaggtgggtacaatcagggtcttttcaatcactgttcggtaggtacgtggaatgcactgccagcgacggtggtaaaggtgggtacaatctgggtcttttcagacactgttcggtagatacgtggaatgcactgccagcgacggtggtaaaggtgggtacaatcagggtcttttcagacactgttcggtaggtacgtggaatgcactgccagcgacggtggtaaaggtgggtacaatcagggtcttttcagacactgttcggtaggtacgtggaatgcactgccagcgacggtggtaaaggtgggtacaatcagggtcttttcagacactgttcggtagttacgtggaatgcactggcagcgacggtggtaaaggtgggtacaatcagggtcttttcagacactgttcggtaggtacgtggaatgcactgccagcgacggtggtaaaggtgaatacaatcagggtcttttcagacactgttcggtacatggaatgcacagcCAGCGACGgtattaaaggtggatacaattagggtcttttcaatcactgttcggtaggtacgtggaatgcactgacagcaacggtggtaaaggtgggtacaatcagcgtcttttcagacagtgttcggtaggtacgtggaatgcactaccagcgacggtgttaaaggtgaatacaatcagggtcttttcagaaacgattcggtaggtacgtggaatgcactgccagcgacggtgttaaaggtggatacaatcagggtcttttcagaaacgattcggtaggtacgtggaatgcgctgccagcgacggtgttaaaggtggatacaatcagggtcttttcagacactggtcggtaggtacgtggaatgcactgccagcgacggtggtaaaggcggatacaatcagggtcttttcagagactgttcggtaggtacatggagtgcactgccagcgacggtggtaaaggtgggtacaatcaaggtcttttcagacactgttcggtaggtacatggaatgcacggtcagcgacggtgttaaaggtggatgcaaacagggtctgttcagacactgttcggtaggtacgtggaatgcactgccagcgacggtggtaaagatgggtacaatcagggtcttttcagacaccgttcggtaggtacatggaatgcacggtcagcgacggtgttaaaggtggatgcaaacagggtctgttcagacactgttcggtaggtacatggaatgaacggtcagcgacggtggtaaacgtggatacaatcagggtcttttcagacactgttaggtaggtacgtggaatgcactgccagcgacgatggtaaaggtggatacagtcagggtcttttcagacactgttcggtaggtacgtggaatgcactgccagcgacggtggtaaaggtgggaacaatcagggtcttttcagacactgttcggtaggaacgtggactgcactgccagcgacggtggtaaaggtggatgcaatcagggtcttttcagacactgttcagtaggtacgtggaatgcagtgccagcgactatggtaaaggtgggtacaatcagggtcttttcagacactgctcgatagttacgtggaatgcactgccagcgacggtggtaaaggtgggtacaatcagggtcttttcaatcactgttcggtaggtacgtggaatgcactgccagcgacgatggtaaaggtgggtacaatctgggtcttttcagacactgttcggtaggtacgtggaatgcactgccagcgacggtggtaaaggtgggtacaatcagggtcttttcagacactgttcgatcggtacgtggaatgcactgccagcgacggtggtaaaggtggatacaatcagggtcttttcagacactgttcggtaggtacgtggactgcactgccagcgacggtggtaaaggtgggtacaatcagggtcttttcagacactgttcggtaggtacgtggactgcactgccagcgacggtggtaaaggtgggtacaatcagggtcttttcagacactgttcgatcggtacgtggaatgcactgccagcgacggtggtaaaggtggatacaatcagggtctgttcagtcactgttcggtaggtacgtggactgcactgccagcgacggtggtaaaagtGGGTATAATCagtgtcttttcagacactgttcggtaggtacgtggaatgcactgacagtgacggtggtaaaggtgggtacaatcagcgtcttttcagacagtgttcggtaggtacgtggaatgcactaccagcgacggtgttaaaggtgaatacaatcagggtcttttcagaaacgattcggtaggtacgtggaatgcactgccagcgacggtggtaaaggtgggtacaatcagggtatTTTCAggcactgttcggtaggtacgtggaatacactgccagcgacggtggtaaaggtgggtataatcagggtcttttcagacactgttcggtggttacgtggaatgcactgccagcgacggtggtaaagatgggtacaatcagggtcttttcagacaccgttcggtaggtacatggaatgcacggtcagcgacggtgttaaaggtggatgcaaacagggtctgttcagacactgttcggtaggtacatggaatgaacggtcagcgacggtggtaaacgtggatacaatcagggtcttttcagacactgttaggtaggtacgtggaatgcactgccagcgacggtggtaaaggtggatacagtcagggtcttttcagacactgttcggtaggtacgtggaatgcactgccagcgacggtggtaaaggtgggaacaatcagggtcttttcagacactgttcggtaggaacgtggactgcactgccagcgacggtggtaaaggtggatgcaatcagggtcttttcagacactgttcagtaggtacgtggaatgcagtgccagcgactatggtaaaggtgggtacaatcagggtcttttcagacactgctcgatagttacgtggaatgcactgccagcgacggtggtaaaggtgggtacaatcagggtcttttcaatcactgttcggtaggtacgtggaatgcactgccagcgacgatggtaaaggtgggtacaatctgggtcttttcagacactgttcggtaggtacgtggaatgcactgccagcgacggtggtaaaggtgggtacaatcagggtcttttcagacactgttcgatcggtacgtggaatgcactgccagcgacggtggtaaaggtggatacaatcagggtcttttcagacactgttcggtaggtacgtggactgcactgccagcgacggtggtaaaggtgggtataatcagggtcttttcagacactgttcggtggttacgtggaatgcactgccagcgacggtggtaaaggtggatacaatcagggacttttcagacactgttcggaaggtacgtggaatgcactgacagcgacggtggtaaaggtgggtacaatcagggtcttttcagacactgttcggtagggacgtggaatgcactgccagcgacggtggtaaaggtgggtagaaTCAGGGTTTTTTCAGAATCTGTTAGGTAGGTACacggactgcactgccagcgacggtggtgaaggtggatacaatcagagtcttttcagacactgttcggtacgtacgtggaatgcactgccagcgacggtggtaaaggtgggtacaatcagggtattttcagacactgttcggtaggtacgtggaatacactgccagcgacggtggtaaaggtgggtataatcagggtcttttcagacactgttcggtggttacgtggaatgcactgccagcgacggtggtaaaggtggatacaatcagggacttttcagacactgttcggaaggtacgtggaatgcactgacagcgacggtggtaaaggtgggtacaatcagggtcttttcagacactgttcggtaggtacgtggaatgcactgacagcgacggtggtaaaggtgggtacaatcagggtcttttcagacactgttcggtaggtacgtggaatgcactgccagcgacggtggtaaaggtgggtagaaTCAGGGTTTTTTCAGAATCTGTTAGGTAGGTACacggactgcactgccagcgacggtggtgaaggtggatacaatcagggtcttttcagacactgttcggtacgtacgtggaatacactgccagcgacggtggtaaagttggatacaatcagggtcatCTCAGAcgctgttcggtaggtacgtggaatacactgccagcgacggtggtaaatgtgggtataatcagggtcttttcagacactgttcggtaggtacgtggaatgcactgccagcgacggtggtaaaggtgggtacaatcagggtcttttcaatcactgttcggtaggtacgtggaatgcactgccagcgactatggtaaaggtgggtacaatcagggtcttttcagacactgttcggtaggtacgtggaatgcactgacagcgatggtggtaaaggtgggtacaatcagggtcttttcagacactgctcgataggtacgtggaatgcactgccagcgacggtgttaaaggtggatacaattagggtcttttcaatcactgttcggtaggtacgtggaatgcactgccagcgacggtggtaaaggtgggtacaatcagggtcttttcagacactgttcggtaggtacgtggaatgcactgacagcgacggtggtaaaggtgggtacaatcagggtcttttcagacactgttcggtaggtacgtggaatgcactaccagcgacggtggtaaagctggatacaatcagggtcttttcagaaacgattcggtaggtacatggaatgcgctgccagcgacggtgttaaaggtggatacaatcagggtcttttcagaaacgattcggtaggtacatggaatgcgctgccagcgacggtggtaaaggtgggtacaatcaaggtcttttcagacactgttcggtaggtacatggaatgcacggtcagcgacggtgttaaaggtgggtacaatcagggtcttttcagacactgttaggtaggtacgtggaatgcactgcgagcgacggtggtaaaggtgggtacaatcagggtcttttcagacactgttcggtaggtacatggaatgaacggtcagcgacggtggtaaaggtggatacaatcagggtcttttcagacactgttaggtaggtacgtggaatgcactgcgagcgacggtggtaaaggtgggtacaatcagggtcttttcagacactgttcggtaggtacgtggaatgcactaccagcgccggtggtaaaggtgggtacaatcagggtcttttcagacactgttcggtaggaacgtggaatgcactgccagcgacggtggtaaaggtgggtagaaTCAGGGTCTTTTCTGACACTGTCCGGTAGgtaagtggaatgcactgccagagacggtggtaaaggtgggtacaatcagggtcttttcagacacggtTCAGTAGggacatggaatgcactgccagcgacggtgtaaaggtgggtacaatcagggtcttttcagacactgtttggtaggtacgtggaatgcaatgccagcgacggtgtaaaggtgggtacaatcagggtcttttcagacactgttcggtaggtacgtggaatgctctgccagcgacggtggtaaaggtggttacaatcagggtcttttcagacacggttcagtaggtacgtggaatgcactgccagcgacggtggtaaaggtgggtacaatcagggtcttttcagacactgttcgataggtacgtggaatgcactgccagtgacggtggtaaaggtggatacaatcagagtcttttcagacactgttcggtaggtacgtggaatgcactgccagtgacggtggtaaaggtgggtacaatcagggtcttttcagacactgctcggtaggtacgtggaatgcactgccagcgacggtggtaaaggtgggtacaatcagggtcttttcagacactgttcggtaggtacgtggaatgcactgccagtgacggtggtaaaggtgggtacaatcagggtcttttcagacactgctcggtaggtacgtggaatgcactgccagtgacggtggtaaaggcgggtacaatcagggtcttttcagacactgttcggtaggtacatggaatgcactgccagcgacggtggtaaaggtggttACAATCAGGgtgttttcagacactgttcggtaggtacgtggaatgcagtgccagcgacggtggtaaaggtggataaaatcagggtcttttcagacactgttcggtaggtacatggaatgcactgtcagcgaaggtggtaaaggtgggtacaatcagggtcttttcagacactgttcggtaggtacgtggaatgcactgccagcgacggtggtaaaggttgatacaatcagggtcttttcagacactgttcggtaggtacgtggaatgcactgccagcgacggtggtaaaggtgggtacaatcagggtcttttcagacactgctcggtaggtacgtggaatgcactgcctgcgacggtggtaaaggtggataaaatcagggtcttttcagacactgttcggtaggtacatgactgcactgccagcgacggtgtaaaggtgggtacaatcagggtcttttcagacactgtttggtaggtacgtggaatgcactgccagcgacggtggtaaaggtgggtacaatcagggtcttttcagacactgctcggtaggtacgtggaatgcactgcctgcgacggtggtaaaggtggataaaatcagggtcttttcagacactgttcggtaggtacatgactgcactgccagcgacggtgtaaaggtgggtacaatcagggtcttttcagacactgtttggtaggtacgtggaatgcactgccagcgacggtggtaaaggtgggtacaatcagggtcttttcagacactgtttggtaggtacgtggaatgcactgccagcgacggtggtaaaggtggatacaatcagggtcttttcagacactgttcggtaggtacgtggaatgcactgccagcgacggtggtaaaggtgggtacaatcagggtcttttcagacactattcggtaggtacgtggaatgcactgccagtgacggtggtaaaggtggatacagtcagggtcttttcagacactgttcggtaggtacgtggaaggcactgccagcgacggtggtaaaggtgggtacaatcagggtcatttcagagactgttcggtaggtacgtggaatgcactgccagcgacggtggtaacggtgggtacaatcagggtcttttcagacactgttcgataggtacgtggactg contains:
- the LOC132385860 gene encoding gastrula zinc finger protein XlCGF8.2DB-like, with protein sequence MPFTCSDCGKQFTRSSTLQRHQRVHTEEKPFTCSECGKGFTQSSQLEVHRRIHTGEWPFVCSACGKRFTWSSNLVRHYRVHTGEKPFTCSECGKGFARSYQMIEHQRIHTGEKPFSCSECGRRFKESDALVKHYRIHTGEKPFTCSECGKGFTHSSDVKIHQRIHTGEKPFICSECGKGFTHSSSLVKHCRIHTGEKPFICSDCGKGFTDSSKLVRHCPIHTGEKPFRCSECGKGFTRSTSLVRHSQIHTGEKLFTSSDCGKEFTRSSDFKVHQQIHTGHSPVLNVGMDSHIHLN